In a single window of the Bacteroidia bacterium genome:
- a CDS encoding DMT family transporter, protein MKKPDTTSWILLLILSCIWGSSFILMKLGMEVFPDDAVAALRLSFAFLFVLPFWFFRFRKEHFKHWPALMVSGVFGNLFPAFLFTFAETQVSSVQAGMLNSFTPLATLVLGSIFWNVKAGKEGILGVLLGLCGACGLFLFGEGEDNSRWIYSAAVILATLMYGLSVNVIRQYLSELDPLTITMWSMTFCGLPGLIYVLTGDTIAILAENEHAGRSLFFIGILGVIGSAVSVILFNRLIQRSTALFASSVTYLIPVVSLLLGLTYNESVSTGQVCSMGLILSGIWVINKRK, encoded by the coding sequence ATGAAAAAACCTGACACCACCAGTTGGATCCTGCTTTTAATACTATCCTGTATTTGGGGCAGTTCATTCATACTGATGAAATTGGGAATGGAGGTGTTTCCGGATGACGCGGTGGCTGCCCTGCGACTGAGCTTCGCGTTTCTCTTTGTACTTCCTTTTTGGTTTTTCCGGTTTCGTAAGGAACATTTCAAACACTGGCCGGCACTTATGGTTTCCGGTGTGTTCGGGAATCTATTTCCGGCGTTTCTTTTCACCTTCGCGGAAACGCAGGTGAGCAGTGTACAGGCGGGAATGCTGAATTCCTTCACACCTCTGGCTACACTGGTGCTGGGAAGCATTTTCTGGAATGTAAAAGCCGGCAAGGAAGGTATACTGGGAGTACTTCTCGGACTTTGCGGTGCCTGCGGACTCTTTTTATTCGGTGAAGGGGAAGATAACAGCCGCTGGATTTATTCCGCCGCCGTGATACTGGCCACCCTGATGTATGGTCTTTCTGTGAACGTGATCCGCCAGTACCTTTCGGAGCTGGACCCGCTTACAATCACCATGTGGTCTATGACCTTTTGCGGGCTACCCGGCCTGATCTACGTACTAACAGGTGACACAATAGCCATCCTGGCAGAAAATGAGCATGCCGGACGCAGCCTCTTTTTCATTGGGATCCTGGGGGTAATCGGCTCTGCGGTAAGCGTGATCCTCTTTAACCGGCTCATTCAGAGATCCACGGCGCTCTTCGCCTCCTCGGTGACTTATCTTATTCCGGTTGTTTCGCTCCTGCTGGGTCTTACCTATAATGAAAGCGTGAGTACAGGCCAGGTGTGTTCTATGGGATTGATTCTCAGTGGGATATGGGTAATTAATAAAAGGAAATGA
- a CDS encoding tetratricopeptide repeat protein encodes MKHGLLLLFILICSSGFSQTGNDELLAAQYYQNKEYDKALIYYEKLYQKKDNQAYYKYYVDCLIETKAYKEAEKVIRKRIKAEPGSLYYYVDLGLVYLRAGEETKAKEQFEKAISQLSEENNQVFVVAKSFLAIREYDLAIKTYEKGRKLMKGSYPFNFEIAQVYGQKGEYPSMIGEILDVLLINISYKQSVEDALAPFLEDGTGNKRVDLVRTELLKRTQKFPDKIIFSEMLIWLLIQQREFEAAFTQVKALDKRLKEEGQRVMELGTVCAGNEMYETAIHCYQYVLNKGNNGSFYIAARQELLNVMYKKVVGRNDYTPADLMELEKNYQIALEELGKSSATIFLIRNLAHIQAFYLNKLDEPISLLNDALMMGGLTPGAEAECKLELADILLLKGEIWDASLMYSQVEKAMKHDVLGHEAKYRNARLSYYIGDFKWAQAQLDALKGATSKLISNDAMDLSLLISDNSTLDTNLVPLIMFARADLLFFRNNFDLSLSTLDSIRTLFPGHMLTDEILFKKYQIAMRRGKWQEAAGFLQLILKDHSFDIYADDACFKLGDLYEHQLYDPDKAREYYEQVLLKFPNSLFSVEARKRYRRLRGDGMN; translated from the coding sequence TTGAAACACGGTTTACTGTTATTATTCATTCTTATTTGCTCTTCCGGTTTTAGTCAGACGGGCAACGACGAACTGCTGGCAGCACAGTACTACCAGAACAAGGAATATGACAAAGCGCTGATCTACTACGAAAAGCTTTACCAGAAAAAGGACAATCAGGCATATTACAAATACTACGTTGACTGTCTCATTGAAACCAAGGCATATAAAGAAGCAGAAAAAGTTATCCGGAAAAGAATTAAGGCAGAACCGGGCTCGCTGTACTATTATGTTGACTTAGGGTTGGTCTATCTGCGCGCCGGCGAGGAAACCAAAGCTAAAGAACAATTCGAGAAAGCAATTTCCCAGCTCAGTGAGGAAAACAATCAGGTTTTTGTGGTTGCCAAATCCTTTCTGGCCATCCGCGAATACGATCTGGCAATAAAAACGTATGAAAAAGGAAGAAAACTCATGAAGGGATCTTACCCCTTCAATTTCGAGATTGCCCAGGTGTACGGCCAAAAAGGAGAATACCCTTCCATGATCGGAGAAATCCTGGATGTACTGCTGATTAATATATCGTATAAGCAGAGTGTGGAAGACGCTTTGGCTCCCTTTCTGGAAGACGGCACCGGAAACAAACGCGTAGATCTTGTTCGCACCGAACTACTTAAACGAACGCAGAAATTCCCGGATAAAATCATTTTTTCTGAAATGCTCATCTGGCTTCTCATACAGCAGCGGGAATTCGAAGCCGCATTCACTCAGGTTAAGGCACTTGATAAACGGTTAAAGGAAGAAGGGCAGCGGGTCATGGAGTTGGGAACAGTGTGTGCGGGAAATGAGATGTATGAAACAGCCATCCATTGTTACCAGTATGTACTCAACAAAGGAAACAATGGGAGTTTTTATATCGCCGCCCGGCAGGAGTTACTGAATGTAATGTATAAAAAAGTTGTAGGAAGGAATGACTATACCCCTGCAGATCTGATGGAGTTGGAAAAGAATTATCAGATTGCTCTGGAAGAACTTGGGAAGAGTTCCGCCACCATTTTTCTGATCAGGAACCTGGCACACATTCAGGCTTTTTACCTGAACAAACTGGACGAACCGATCAGCTTACTGAATGATGCACTGATGATGGGTGGTCTCACTCCCGGTGCTGAGGCGGAATGTAAACTGGAGCTGGCCGACATTCTTCTGCTCAAAGGTGAGATATGGGACGCCTCCCTGATGTATTCACAGGTGGAAAAAGCCATGAAACACGATGTGCTGGGACATGAAGCAAAATACCGCAATGCCCGTCTCTCATACTACATCGGAGATTTTAAATGGGCACAGGCCCAGCTCGATGCATTGAAAGGTGCTACCTCTAAACTCATTTCGAACGACGCCATGGATCTGAGTCTGCTGATAAGCGATAATTCCACTCTTGACACCAACCTGGTGCCCCTGATAATGTTCGCACGTGCTGATTTGCTTTTTTTCCGAAACAACTTTGATCTCTCTCTGAGCACCCTTGACTCTATCCGCACATTATTTCCCGGCCATATGCTTACTGATGAGATCTTGTTTAAAAAATACCAGATCGCCATGCGCCGGGGAAAATGGCAGGAGGCCGCCGGATTTTTACAGTTAATACTGAAAGATCATTCTTTTGATATTTACGCGGATGATGCGTGCTTTAAACTCGGTGATCTGTATGAACACCAGTTATACGATCCTGACAAAGCAAGAGAATATTATGAACAGGTGCTTCTCAAATTTCCAAACAGTCTGTTCTCCGTGGAAGCCCGCAAAAGATACCGCCGTCTCCGCGGCGACGGAATGAACTGA
- a CDS encoding DUF4286 family protein produces the protein MIIYNVTINIEESVHDEWLHWMKEHHIPAVMATGYFLENRFCRVLVEEESGKTYSVQYTCATMADLEEYRLKEAPRLQQEHLERFKDKFVAFRTLLEIVSK, from the coding sequence ATGATTATTTACAACGTCACGATCAATATTGAAGAATCCGTTCACGATGAATGGCTTCATTGGATGAAGGAACACCATATCCCTGCCGTGATGGCAACCGGCTATTTTCTGGAAAACAGGTTTTGCCGGGTTCTGGTGGAAGAAGAAAGCGGAAAAACATATTCCGTACAGTATACCTGCGCAACGATGGCAGATCTGGAAGAATATCGTTTAAAGGAGGCCCCGCGCCTTCAACAAGAGCACCTGGAACGATTCAAGGATAAATTCGTGGCGTTCAGAACGCTGCTCGAGATCGTTTCAAAATGA
- a CDS encoding thiamine phosphate synthase has translation MTDLKLIVITSSDKKEDEAGHITRMLEMGLPTLHMRKPKLSTGELRALIREIPSHFHSRIIIHSHHNLVREFDLKGIHVTRLHKKRWLRLWLNEKLFRFKGKIPERSCSFRKLASLYEEKDPYTHVFLSPVFDSLSGSLQSGFNEFSLRAALAKTPYKVIARGGIELEKLEKVAELGFAGLAFYSAIWKKKNPAEAFEKILRRGKELEIRFI, from the coding sequence ATGACTGATCTTAAGCTCATCGTCATTACTTCTTCCGATAAAAAGGAGGATGAGGCCGGGCACATCACCCGAATGCTGGAAATGGGGCTTCCCACCCTTCACATGAGAAAACCCAAGCTTTCCACCGGCGAGCTGCGCGCGCTGATCCGTGAGATACCTTCTCACTTTCATTCGCGCATAATCATTCATTCTCATCATAATCTGGTACGGGAATTTGACCTTAAGGGCATTCATGTTACCCGGTTGCATAAAAAACGCTGGCTCCGTTTATGGCTGAATGAAAAACTATTCCGCTTCAAAGGTAAAATACCGGAACGCAGCTGTTCCTTCCGTAAGCTCGCCTCCTTATACGAAGAAAAGGATCCCTATACCCACGTTTTTCTCAGCCCGGTTTTTGATTCGCTCAGCGGAAGTCTTCAGAGCGGATTCAATGAGTTTAGTCTGCGGGCTGCGCTTGCGAAAACCCCCTACAAAGTGATCGCCCGCGGAGGCATCGAACTGGAAAAACTGGAAAAAGTAGCAGAACTTGGATTTGCGGGACTTGCATTTTATTCTGCGATATGGAAGAAGAAAAATCCTGCTGAAGCCTTCGAGAAAATTCTCCGAAGAGGTAAGGAGTTAGAAATCCGCTTTATTTAA
- a CDS encoding Nif3-like dinuclear metal center hexameric protein, giving the protein MKLNAIIQLMEQLAPPVLQESYDNCGLQCGDPAAEVKGILLALDCTEGVIKEAQRKKCNLVIVHHPVIFKPLKGLTGRNEVERIIVLAVKKDIAIYACHTSLDNVLHGVNGKIAEKLGLRKVKVLAPRRGELRKLVTFCPQARVSEVLNALFKAGAGHIGNYSECSFSVMGTGSFRGNELTNPFVGKKGQRHLEKEKRIEVVLPQWKEAEVVQELLHVHPYEEVAFDIFPLLNALPQTGAGLIGELPVAMPEEKLFYWIRAIFGTGIIRHSPFLDRPIKKVALCGGSGAFLIPDAVRAGADVFITGDLKYHDFFLAEGRLVLADVGHAESEQFTTELFYEAIRKKFPKFAIHFSKIQTNPVNYF; this is encoded by the coding sequence ATGAAACTGAACGCGATCATCCAGCTTATGGAACAACTGGCACCCCCGGTGCTTCAGGAAAGTTATGATAACTGCGGATTACAGTGTGGCGACCCTGCTGCGGAAGTGAAAGGCATTCTGCTGGCACTCGATTGTACAGAAGGGGTAATTAAGGAAGCACAGCGGAAAAAATGCAACCTTGTGATTGTCCATCATCCGGTCATTTTCAAACCATTGAAAGGTCTCACCGGACGAAATGAAGTGGAGCGAATAATCGTCCTCGCCGTGAAAAAGGATATAGCCATCTATGCCTGCCATACCAGTCTGGATAATGTTCTTCATGGGGTGAACGGAAAGATTGCAGAGAAGCTCGGGCTTCGTAAAGTGAAAGTTCTGGCTCCACGCCGGGGCGAACTGCGTAAGCTCGTTACGTTTTGCCCCCAGGCCCGGGTGTCTGAAGTATTGAATGCTTTGTTTAAAGCCGGTGCAGGCCACATCGGAAATTATTCGGAATGCAGTTTCAGCGTTATGGGTACAGGGTCTTTCCGGGGGAATGAGTTAACCAACCCCTTCGTGGGAAAAAAAGGACAAAGACACCTTGAAAAAGAAAAGCGGATAGAGGTGGTGCTTCCGCAATGGAAGGAAGCGGAGGTGGTTCAGGAACTGCTGCATGTACATCCTTATGAAGAAGTTGCTTTTGATATCTTTCCCCTTTTAAATGCCCTTCCGCAAACGGGTGCAGGACTCATAGGGGAACTACCGGTGGCAATGCCGGAAGAAAAATTGTTCTACTGGATCCGGGCCATTTTCGGAACGGGTATCATAAGGCATAGCCCGTTTCTTGACCGGCCCATAAAGAAGGTGGCCCTCTGCGGAGGTTCCGGTGCCTTTTTAATACCCGATGCCGTTCGGGCCGGGGCTGATGTGTTCATCACCGGGGATTTAAAATATCATGACTTCTTCCTCGCAGAGGGGCGATTGGTATTGGCCGACGTGGGACATGCTGAAAGTGAACAGTTTACAACTGAGTTGTTTTACGAGGCGATAAGGAAGAAATTTCCTAAATTTGCCATCCATTTTTCTAAAATTCAAACAAATCCGGTCAATTATTTCTGA
- the rpmA gene encoding 50S ribosomal protein L27 — translation MAHKKGEGKVKNGRDSNAKRLGIKIFGGQPALSGNIIVRQRGTRHNPGKNVGMGKDFTLFALTDGIVEFRKKKDNRSYVSIIPVETK, via the coding sequence ATGGCACATAAGAAAGGTGAAGGTAAAGTAAAGAACGGACGCGATTCGAACGCGAAACGACTTGGCATTAAGATCTTCGGAGGACAACCTGCGCTGAGTGGTAATATTATCGTCCGTCAGAGAGGCACGCGTCATAACCCGGGAAAAAATGTAGGAATGGGCAAGGATTTCACTCTTTTCGCACTGACCGACGGTATTGTTGAATTCAGAAAGAAGAAAGACAACCGTTCATACGTTTCCATCATTCCCGTAGAAACCAAGTAA
- the rplU gene encoding 50S ribosomal protein L21, translating into MYAIVDIAGQQFKVQKNQRVLVHRLEAIEGSQIEFDRVLLVDNDGKIAVGKPLVDGYKVAAKVLGHVRGEKVIVFKKKRRKGYAVKNGHRQDLSEILVQAILAKGETFKAEETEVKKPKTKAVTKAEPADETETVAEKKAPAKKTAAKTTKKK; encoded by the coding sequence ATGTACGCCATTGTAGACATAGCCGGGCAACAATTTAAGGTTCAGAAGAACCAAAGAGTGCTGGTGCACCGCCTGGAGGCTATCGAGGGTTCGCAGATTGAGTTCGACCGCGTATTGCTGGTTGATAACGACGGCAAGATTGCCGTAGGCAAACCACTCGTTGACGGTTACAAAGTAGCCGCGAAAGTTCTCGGACACGTTCGCGGAGAGAAAGTGATCGTATTCAAGAAGAAAAGAAGAAAAGGCTATGCCGTTAAAAACGGGCATCGTCAGGATCTTTCAGAGATCCTGGTTCAGGCGATCCTTGCAAAGGGAGAGACTTTCAAAGCGGAAGAAACGGAAGTAAAAAAGCCGAAGACAAAGGCCGTTACGAAGGCAGAGCCGGCCGATGAAACAGAAACGGTTGCAGAGAAAAAAGCGCCGGCAAAAAAGACTGCTGCAAAAACAACCAAGAAGAAATAA
- the serS gene encoding serine--tRNA ligase: MLQIQLIREQKDLVIQKLAVKNFDASKRVDEILNIDQERRSTQQELEALKAEANRLAKSVGDLFKSGKKAEAEELKNKSIALKETEKKLELVLSQMERRQHDLLVQLPNIPSDQVRPGKTPADNEVVEQSGNIPELPGDAKPHWELATKYDLIDFELGVKLTGAGFPVYKGHGARLQRALLNFFLDNATREGYREIQPPVLVNADSGYGTGQLPDKEGQMYHVQEDDLYLIPTAEVPITNIYRDVILKASDLPIRNCGYTPCFRREAGSYGKDVRGLNRLHQFDKVEIVQIAHPSESYTILEEMRNYVTGLLKQLELPFRVLRLCGGDMSFASAQTYDMEVYSAAQKKWLEVSSVSNFETFQSHRMKLRFKDEQGKTQPAHTLNGSALAFPRIVAALLENNQSENGIRIPKALVPYTGFDRIQ; the protein is encoded by the coding sequence ATGCTTCAGATACAACTGATCCGAGAACAGAAAGACCTGGTGATTCAAAAACTCGCCGTTAAGAATTTTGACGCTTCAAAGCGGGTAGATGAAATCCTGAACATTGACCAGGAGCGGCGCAGTACACAGCAGGAACTCGAAGCTCTGAAAGCGGAAGCGAACCGGCTTGCAAAATCCGTCGGTGACTTATTTAAGTCCGGCAAGAAAGCGGAAGCCGAAGAGTTGAAGAACAAGAGTATCGCACTAAAGGAAACAGAAAAAAAGCTGGAGTTAGTGTTATCGCAAATGGAGAGAAGGCAACACGATTTGCTCGTACAGCTACCAAATATTCCTTCGGACCAGGTGAGACCGGGCAAAACCCCGGCAGACAATGAGGTTGTGGAACAGTCAGGTAACATTCCGGAATTACCCGGTGATGCGAAACCGCACTGGGAGCTGGCAACGAAATACGATCTGATCGATTTTGAATTGGGAGTAAAACTCACCGGTGCCGGATTTCCGGTGTACAAAGGACACGGAGCCAGGCTGCAGAGAGCGCTATTGAATTTCTTTCTTGACAATGCTACCCGGGAAGGCTACCGTGAAATACAACCGCCTGTACTGGTTAACGCAGATTCCGGATACGGAACCGGCCAGCTTCCCGACAAGGAAGGGCAAATGTACCATGTGCAGGAGGATGATTTGTACCTCATCCCTACTGCGGAAGTTCCCATCACAAATATATACAGAGACGTTATTCTTAAGGCTTCAGATCTTCCCATCCGGAATTGCGGTTACACTCCCTGTTTCAGGAGAGAAGCCGGAAGTTATGGAAAGGATGTGCGGGGCTTGAACCGTTTACACCAATTCGACAAAGTGGAGATCGTACAGATTGCCCATCCTTCCGAAAGCTACACAATACTGGAAGAGATGAGAAATTACGTAACCGGTCTTTTAAAACAGCTTGAGCTGCCATTCCGAGTGCTCCGGCTTTGCGGAGGAGATATGAGTTTCGCCTCTGCGCAAACGTACGACATGGAAGTGTACAGTGCCGCTCAAAAAAAATGGCTGGAGGTTAGTTCTGTTTCCAACTTTGAAACCTTTCAGAGTCATAGAATGAAGCTGCGCTTCAAAGATGAGCAAGGAAAAACCCAACCCGCCCATACATTGAACGGGAGCGCTCTTGCCTTCCCTCGTATAGTGGCCGCATTGCTGGAAAATAACCAGAGTGAAAACGGTATCCGGATTCCTAAGGCGCTGGTACCTTATACAGGCTTTGACCGAATTCAATAA